The Streptomyces sp. Je 1-332 genome has a window encoding:
- the pflB gene encoding formate C-acetyltransferase, producing the protein MTATPAETTVHGEAWDGFKGGLWRDAIDVRDFVQQNYTPYEGDDSFLAGATERTTQVWQTLLEKFPAEIERGIHDVDVKTPSRIDAFKPGYVAGTAADHADLIVGLQTDAPLKRAIMPNGGWRMVESALNAYGYEADPEVKDVYTHLRKTHNEGVFDAYTPEIRACRSSGIITGLPDAYGRGRIIGDYRRVALYGVDRLIAAKEADKATLGEEWATEDVIRAREETSEQIKALGELKDMAMSYGYDISGPATTGREAVQWLYFAYLAAVKEQNGAAMSIGRIDNFLDIYLQRDIESGRITETEAQEFIDDFVIKLRIVRFLRTPEYNEGFSGDPTWVTWSMAGIGEDGRPLVSRTTFRALQTLYNLGPAPEPNLTVFWARELPKGFKDFAAKVAIDTSAIQFESDDLMRPKYGDDTAIACCVSAMAVGKQMQFFGARVNVAKALLYAINGGRDEKTGKRVVEGFEPIEGDYLDYDTVAERYDAMLGWLGKTYVHALNVIHYMHDKYAYERIEMALHDQEILRTMACGIAGLSVAADSLSAIKHAKVKVIRDETGLAVDYEIEGDYPAYGNNDERADHIARRIVSDFMGKIRQHPTYRNAVHTQSVLTITSNVVYGKKTGNTPDGRRAGEPFAPGANPMNGRDEHGYIASALSVAKLDYDDAEDGISLTNTITPDALGRTAGERIQNLSGVLDGYMASDGFHMNVNVLNKATLQDAMEHPENYPQLTIRVSGYAVNFIRLTRDQQLDVINRTFHGSL; encoded by the coding sequence ATGACTGCCACTCCCGCGGAAACGACAGTGCACGGCGAGGCATGGGACGGCTTCAAGGGCGGCCTGTGGCGGGACGCCATCGACGTCCGCGACTTCGTGCAGCAGAACTACACCCCGTACGAGGGCGACGACTCCTTCCTGGCCGGCGCGACCGAACGCACCACCCAGGTCTGGCAGACGCTCCTCGAGAAGTTCCCCGCGGAGATCGAGCGCGGCATCCACGACGTCGACGTGAAGACCCCGTCCCGCATCGACGCCTTCAAGCCCGGCTACGTCGCCGGCACCGCCGCCGACCACGCGGACCTCATCGTCGGCCTCCAGACCGACGCCCCCCTCAAGCGCGCCATCATGCCCAACGGCGGCTGGCGGATGGTCGAAAGCGCGCTCAACGCCTACGGCTACGAGGCCGACCCCGAGGTCAAAGACGTCTACACGCACCTCCGTAAGACCCACAACGAAGGTGTCTTCGACGCCTACACGCCCGAGATCCGCGCCTGCCGCTCCTCCGGCATCATCACCGGCCTGCCCGACGCCTACGGCCGAGGCCGCATCATCGGCGACTACCGCCGCGTCGCCCTCTACGGAGTCGACCGCCTCATCGCCGCGAAGGAGGCCGACAAGGCCACGCTGGGGGAGGAGTGGGCCACCGAGGACGTCATCCGGGCCCGCGAGGAGACCTCCGAGCAGATCAAGGCGCTCGGCGAGCTGAAGGACATGGCGATGTCGTACGGCTACGACATCTCGGGCCCCGCCACCACCGGCCGCGAGGCCGTCCAGTGGCTGTACTTCGCCTACCTGGCCGCCGTGAAGGAGCAGAACGGCGCGGCCATGTCGATCGGCCGCATCGACAACTTCCTCGACATCTACCTCCAGCGCGACATCGAGTCCGGCCGCATCACCGAGACCGAGGCCCAGGAGTTCATCGACGACTTCGTCATCAAGCTCCGCATCGTCCGCTTCCTGCGCACCCCCGAGTACAACGAGGGCTTCTCCGGCGACCCGACCTGGGTCACCTGGTCGATGGCCGGCATCGGCGAGGACGGACGCCCGCTCGTCTCCCGCACCACGTTCCGCGCCCTGCAGACCCTCTACAACCTGGGCCCCGCCCCCGAGCCGAACCTGACGGTCTTCTGGGCACGCGAACTGCCCAAGGGCTTCAAGGACTTCGCCGCGAAGGTCGCCATCGACACCTCCGCCATTCAGTTCGAGTCCGACGACCTGATGCGGCCCAAGTACGGCGACGACACCGCGATCGCGTGCTGCGTGTCGGCGATGGCCGTCGGCAAGCAGATGCAGTTCTTCGGGGCCCGCGTCAACGTCGCCAAGGCCCTCCTCTACGCGATCAACGGCGGCCGCGACGAGAAGACCGGAAAGCGCGTCGTCGAGGGCTTCGAGCCCATCGAGGGCGACTACCTGGACTACGACACCGTCGCCGAGCGCTATGACGCGATGCTCGGCTGGCTCGGCAAGACGTACGTCCACGCGCTGAACGTCATCCACTACATGCACGACAAGTACGCCTACGAGCGCATCGAGATGGCGCTGCACGACCAGGAGATCCTGCGCACGATGGCCTGCGGCATCGCCGGCCTGTCCGTCGCCGCCGACTCGCTCTCCGCCATCAAGCACGCCAAGGTCAAGGTCATCCGCGACGAGACGGGCCTCGCCGTCGACTACGAGATCGAGGGCGACTACCCCGCCTACGGCAACAACGACGAGCGGGCCGACCACATCGCCCGGCGGATCGTCTCGGACTTCATGGGCAAGATCCGACAGCACCCGACCTACCGGAACGCGGTGCACACCCAGTCCGTCCTGACGATCACCTCGAACGTCGTCTACGGCAAGAAGACCGGCAACACCCCCGACGGCCGCCGCGCCGGCGAACCCTTCGCCCCCGGAGCCAACCCGATGAACGGCCGTGACGAGCACGGCTACATCGCCTCCGCGCTGTCGGTCGCCAAGCTCGACTACGACGACGCCGAGGACGGCATCTCGCTCACCAACACGATCACCCCGGACGCCCTCGGCCGAACCGCCGGTGAGCGGATCCAGAACCTCTCCGGAGTCCTCGACGGCTACATGGCCAGCGACGGCTTCCACATGAACGTCAACGTGCTGAACAAGGCGACCCTTCAGGACGCCATGGAGCACCCGGAGAACTACCCCCAGCTGACCATCCGGGTCTCCGGCTACGCGGTCAACTTCATCCGGCTCACCCGCGACCAGCAGCTCGACGTCATCAACCGCACCTTCCACGGCTCCCTCTGA
- a CDS encoding NarK family nitrate/nitrite MFS transporter, translated as MRTPATQENPQEAQLAPAGTAYDPAQYRPGKTITDWEPENELFWKSIGKKVASRNLWIAVPALLVAFVVWQVWSVTATNLKDVGFGFSTSQLFWLTAVPGITGGTARVFYTFLGPMIGQRRFTALSTIVLVVPLIWLGIAVQDPNTSYGVMIAIAALCGVGGANFASSLANIGFFFPKRDKGNATGINGGLGNLGVSVVQLVTPIVITSSVLAVGSAQHKADGTSVWLQNAAFLWVPVLVILAVVAWFGQNDLKVASTPFSQQKIIFKRKHNWLMTWLYVGTFGSFIGFAAALPMLIKTTFTPIDAAYSAATYAWMGPAVGALARWAGGWIADKIGGARVTIISFVGMAVSIIGVINFLPSGGDNGNFYGFFACFLCAFFFSGIGNGSTFRQIPVIFRSQHLKGLTEGTPAYTKALKQSEMEAGAVTGFTSAIAAYGFFFIPAMFANFAVTSAMWGFVAFYVSCIAVCWWFYARKGAESPS; from the coding sequence ATGAGAACGCCTGCCACTCAAGAGAACCCGCAAGAGGCGCAGCTCGCCCCCGCGGGCACGGCGTACGACCCCGCTCAGTACCGTCCCGGCAAGACCATCACCGACTGGGAGCCGGAGAACGAGCTCTTCTGGAAGTCCATCGGCAAGAAGGTCGCCTCCCGCAACCTGTGGATCGCCGTCCCCGCCCTCCTGGTCGCGTTCGTCGTCTGGCAGGTGTGGTCGGTCACGGCGACCAACCTCAAGGACGTCGGCTTCGGCTTCTCCACCTCTCAGCTGTTCTGGCTGACGGCCGTCCCCGGCATCACCGGCGGCACGGCGCGCGTCTTCTACACCTTCCTCGGCCCGATGATCGGCCAGCGCCGCTTCACCGCGCTCTCCACGATCGTCCTGGTCGTCCCGCTGATCTGGCTCGGCATCGCGGTGCAGGACCCGAACACGTCGTACGGCGTGATGATCGCTATCGCTGCCCTCTGCGGTGTCGGCGGCGCCAACTTCGCCTCGTCCCTCGCCAACATCGGCTTCTTCTTCCCCAAGCGCGACAAGGGCAACGCCACCGGCATCAACGGTGGCCTCGGCAACCTCGGTGTCTCCGTCGTCCAGCTGGTCACCCCGATCGTCATCACCAGCTCGGTCCTCGCGGTCGGCTCGGCCCAGCACAAGGCGGACGGCACGTCCGTGTGGCTGCAGAACGCCGCGTTCCTGTGGGTGCCCGTCCTGGTGATCCTGGCCGTGGTCGCGTGGTTCGGCCAGAACGACCTGAAGGTCGCATCGACCCCCTTCAGCCAGCAGAAGATCATCTTCAAGCGCAAGCACAACTGGCTGATGACCTGGCTGTACGTCGGCACGTTCGGTTCCTTCATCGGCTTCGCCGCGGCTCTGCCGATGCTCATCAAGACCACGTTCACGCCGATCGACGCGGCCTACTCCGCGGCCACCTACGCCTGGATGGGCCCGGCCGTGGGCGCGCTCGCCCGCTGGGCCGGCGGCTGGATCGCCGACAAGATCGGCGGCGCGAGGGTCACCATCATCTCGTTCGTCGGCATGGCGGTCTCGATCATCGGCGTGATCAACTTCCTGCCCTCGGGCGGCGACAACGGCAACTTCTACGGCTTCTTCGCCTGCTTCCTGTGCGCGTTCTTCTTCTCGGGCATAGGCAACGGCTCGACGTTCCGCCAGATCCCGGTGATCTTCCGCAGCCAGCACCTGAAGGGCCTGACGGAGGGCACCCCCGCCTACACCAAGGCACTGAAGCAGTCCGAGATGGAAGCGGGCGCCGTCACCGGTTTCACCTCCGCCATCGCGGCCTACGGCTTCTTCTTCATCCCGGCGATGTTCGCCAACTTCGCGGTCACCAGCGCGATGTGGGGCTTCGTGGCCTTCTACGTCAGCTGTATCGCGGTCTGCTGGTGGTTCTACGCCCGTAAGGGCGCTGAGTCCCCGAGCTGA